TGCTCACCAGAACAGCTGTCAGGGTGGATTGATGGATCACTTTTTTTCGCGCAGACTGCTCCATCTCGGAAGTGAGGGAGACGAAAATGGGAAGAACCCCTA
This region of Deltaproteobacteria bacterium genomic DNA includes:
- a CDS encoding MarC family protein codes for the protein MGWLDSIWKELISLEIFLPFIPLFVAFDALGVLPIFVSLTSEMEQSARKKVIHQSTLTAVLVS